Proteins from a genomic interval of Ptychodera flava strain L36383 chromosome 7, AS_Pfla_20210202, whole genome shotgun sequence:
- the LOC139137827 gene encoding beta-galactoside alpha-2,6-sialyltransferase 2-like — MQSQRSSYNFTKLNRQNFSRETNYPWEYRTATIQDVCGTKLGEEIDSHEAVLRFNRAPIRGYEKDVGNKTTLRVANHRVVFGLNLAEDLGISGEYMPIISWREGPYNANVYKWYREGKSIFCHFVKWYYKYPSMPVHLLRLDAMWKLWDIVQEFTADEMKTFPLSSGSIGVILMLNICQTVDVYGFVSNNEDRYCYYYKACPNGRKLELLGHSILAEKKLIERLKQSDEKDIVEKHKVTLKGFSQYKCKNG; from the exons ACAGAATTTTTCCAGAGAAACCAATTATCCCTGGGAATACCGCACAGCCACAATACAAGACGTGTGCGGAACGAAACTTGGAGAAGAAATCG ATTCACACGAAGCAGTGCTCCGTTTTAACCGTGCACCTATAAGGGGGTACGAGAAGGATGTGGGCAACAAGACTACACTGCGGGTCGCCAACCATCGAGTTGTATTTGGACTGAATCTCGCTGAAGATCTGGGTATATCGGGCGAGTATATGCCGATAATTTCATGGAGAGAAGGACCATACAATGCGAACGTGTACAAG TGGTACAGAGAGGGAAAATCGATCTTTTGTCATTTCGTCAAGTGGTATTACAAATATCCATCGATGCCTGTTCATTTGTTACGATTGGACGCCATGTGGAAGCTCTGGGATATTGTGCAAGAGTTTACAGCTGATGAGATGAAAACATTTCCCCTTTCGTCAGGTTCAATAG GTGTCATTTTGATGCTGAACATTTGTCAGACTGTTGATGTTTACGGGTTTGTGTCGAACAATGAAGATAGATATTGCTATTATTATAAGGCTTGCCCAAACGGACGCAAATTGGAACTACTCGGCCATTCGATACTGGCAGAGAAAAAATTGATCGAAAGATTAAAACAGAGTGATGAAAAGGACATTGTTGAAAAACATAAGGTTACGTTAAAGGGATTTTCCCAGTACAAATGCAAAAACGGGTGA